A genome region from Methanococcoides burtonii DSM 6242 includes the following:
- a CDS encoding FAD:protein FMN transferase, with the protein MDTTVTAAIYDSDTDHAVQTVGKAFGRVAQTDELMSSYKNDSQLNMLNENNRLENASEELLFVIGRSIYYSNISNGAFDITIKPILDLWSAKFSPGGTYRPPSQEEIDTTLELVDCKKIVIEGNTISTEPGMKVVLGGIAKGYAVDQAIESLIDNGIESCFVDAGGDGRYIGTKPDGIKWTVGLQNPDKQGEIITVMRLENMAVATSGNYERYFSDAAKVSHISDPRTGYLSRELISATVIAETTMDADALATTVFVLGEKEGTELIESLEGIECLIITSDKRILRSSGFTAYENTDI; encoded by the coding sequence ATGGATACCACGGTTACGGCTGCAATATATGATTCAGACACAGACCATGCGGTACAAACTGTGGGTAAAGCTTTTGGAAGAGTAGCCCAAACCGACGAACTGATGAGCAGCTATAAGAATGACAGCCAGCTCAATATGCTGAATGAGAACAACAGACTCGAAAACGCTTCAGAGGAACTATTGTTCGTAATTGGCCGTTCCATATATTACTCCAACATAAGCAACGGTGCATTTGACATAACAATAAAACCGATACTGGACCTGTGGTCAGCTAAGTTCAGCCCCGGTGGAACTTACCGGCCCCCAAGCCAGGAAGAGATAGACACCACCCTGGAACTTGTTGACTGCAAAAAGATAGTCATTGAAGGAAATACCATCTCCACGGAACCCGGAATGAAGGTCGTTCTTGGAGGTATAGCAAAAGGATATGCTGTTGACCAGGCAATAGAGTCCCTTATCGATAACGGAATAGAAAGCTGCTTTGTGGATGCCGGCGGAGACGGGCGTTACATCGGCACAAAACCAGATGGCATCAAGTGGACAGTAGGCTTACAGAACCCTGACAAACAAGGTGAGATCATAACGGTCATGCGACTGGAGAACATGGCCGTTGCCACAAGTGGGAACTATGAACGATATTTCAGTGATGCTGCAAAGGTATCCCACATATCCGACCCAAGAACAGGATATTTATCCCGGGAACTCATAAGTGCAACTGTTATCGCAGAGACCACAATGGATGCAGATGCACTCGCAACCACAGTGTTCGTACTCGGTGAAAAGGAAGGAACGGAGCTTATTGAAAGCCTTGAAGGTATCGAATGCCTGATCATCACATCCGATAAAAGAATACTTCGGTCCAGTGGATTCACAGCATACGAAAATACAGATATCTGA
- the thpR gene encoding RNA 2',3'-cyclic phosphodiesterase: MSRLFIAVDLPSSIRRELIDVLSLFEGFKLKIVSPELIHITLKFLGEVSDDMVPDIASSLDGIECMPFNANIKGVGVFSNLRSPRVVWLGAEGNFKKLHEEVETSLSKLRFDKDKREFAAHATLARIKFMPKEQMKGLLYVLDKLKDVDLGEIRVDKVLLKKSTLTPDGPVYETIHEVLLGQK; the protein is encoded by the coding sequence ATGTCAAGACTATTTATTGCGGTGGACCTTCCATCTTCTATACGTAGGGAGCTCATTGATGTCCTCTCTTTATTTGAGGGCTTTAAACTAAAGATTGTTTCTCCTGAGCTGATCCATATAACTCTGAAGTTCCTTGGCGAAGTTTCAGATGATATGGTGCCGGATATTGCATCTTCATTGGATGGTATTGAATGCATGCCATTTAATGCGAATATCAAAGGAGTTGGTGTTTTTTCCAACTTGCGCTCTCCAAGGGTTGTCTGGCTTGGGGCTGAAGGAAATTTCAAAAAGCTCCATGAGGAGGTGGAAACCAGTCTTTCAAAGCTAAGGTTCGACAAAGATAAAAGGGAATTCGCTGCACATGCAACTCTGGCACGTATAAAGTTCATGCCTAAAGAACAGATGAAGGGGCTTTTATATGTACTTGATAAGCTCAAAGATGTGGACCTTGGTGAAATTAGGGTCGATAAAGTTCTTTTAAAGAAAAGTACTCTTACTCCCGATGGTCCTGTTTATGAGACAATACATGAAGTTTTGTTAGGACAAAAATAA
- a CDS encoding DNA integrity scanning protein DisA nucleotide-binding domain protein produces MGTMDTTGILVKHAIKIAEELCSTAIIVSGDFDLADIETNIPIYYVPRRQKSIIDNLISDSQEDEKRLKNILEPMVREATGNTQHIEQAAAIEHIIGELRTGTIVGIIQTRESGAIVTHEVSQSPLIRTLQKCEERVDPEVMRAALAIAFDIASSGREGHKIGTAFILGDIEEVLQRSHQMILNPYAGHKDEHRNLLNKKNWESVKEFALLDGVFVISKEGIVQAAGRYLDVDAKEIDIEQGLGGRHVSAAAITRDTFAIAVTISESGGTVRIYMDGKELLCLDYMERPTLQK; encoded by the coding sequence ATGGGTACTATGGACACAACAGGAATTCTAGTAAAACATGCGATCAAGATCGCAGAAGAACTCTGCTCCACTGCCATAATAGTATCCGGAGATTTTGACCTTGCGGATATTGAGACCAATATCCCCATATATTATGTACCACGCCGCCAAAAGAGCATCATCGACAACCTCATATCTGACAGTCAGGAAGACGAAAAAAGACTGAAGAACATTCTTGAACCAATGGTAAGAGAGGCCACCGGCAATACCCAACATATAGAACAGGCTGCTGCCATCGAACATATTATAGGTGAACTTCGAACAGGAACTATCGTAGGCATCATACAGACCAGAGAGTCCGGTGCTATTGTGACCCATGAAGTATCACAAAGCCCGCTCATTAGAACCCTTCAGAAATGTGAAGAAAGAGTAGATCCCGAGGTAATGCGTGCAGCTTTAGCAATTGCATTTGACATTGCATCCTCTGGAAGAGAGGGCCATAAGATAGGAACGGCATTCATTCTGGGAGATATCGAAGAAGTATTGCAGCGTTCCCACCAGATGATACTCAACCCTTACGCAGGACACAAGGACGAACATCGCAACCTACTGAATAAGAAAAACTGGGAATCAGTAAAGGAGTTCGCACTTCTTGATGGTGTGTTCGTTATTTCAAAAGAGGGTATCGTTCAGGCTGCCGGCAGATATCTAGATGTCGATGCGAAGGAAATAGACATAGAACAAGGGTTGGGAGGACGACATGTCTCAGCTGCAGCCATTACAAGAGACACCTTCGCAATAGCAGTAACTATATCGGAATCCGGCGGAACCGTGCGCATCTATATGGACGGAAAAGAACTGCTATGCCTTGATTATATGGAAAGACCGACCTTACAAAAATAA
- a CDS encoding mRNA surveillance protein pelota: MRVTKRDLKHNREGEISLTPETLDDLWHLKYIIEKGDLVFSLTKRKADNAADKLRPEKAEKKTVRLGVRVEDVEFHKFSNRLRVHGLIEHGMDAGFYHTLNIEDGTNLSITKYWKKDQLERVNEAEAASKRPKVILVAIEEGDADIGFVRHYGIEIYSHITQSSGKGEGTLREVFFSTILDQLTHAMSGTESVVVSGPGFTKDDFMKYASSKNSDLVAGILVEDTSSIGMSGFQEVLRRGAVDRIMEESRIARESSLMDSLLKEIALDGKVAYGMDEVKQAIDFGAVETLLVADEMLRLERESGNIDGLIQNVERSQGKMVVFSTEFEPGQRLHSLGGIAAILRFKV, from the coding sequence ATGAGGGTAACAAAAAGAGACCTGAAACACAACAGGGAAGGGGAGATCTCCCTGACCCCGGAAACGCTTGATGATCTGTGGCACCTGAAATATATCATCGAGAAGGGTGACCTGGTCTTTTCTCTTACTAAAAGGAAAGCGGATAATGCAGCCGATAAGCTCAGGCCTGAAAAGGCTGAGAAGAAGACCGTACGCCTTGGCGTGAGGGTCGAGGATGTTGAGTTCCATAAATTCTCTAACCGTCTACGGGTCCATGGTCTTATTGAACATGGGATGGATGCGGGTTTTTATCATACGTTGAACATTGAAGATGGTACGAACCTTTCCATCACAAAATACTGGAAAAAGGATCAGTTAGAACGTGTTAATGAAGCGGAAGCAGCTTCCAAAAGACCCAAGGTTATTCTCGTGGCAATTGAGGAAGGGGATGCGGACATTGGTTTTGTACGTCATTATGGAATTGAGATATACTCTCATATAACCCAGTCTTCCGGTAAAGGGGAAGGCACGCTTCGAGAAGTGTTCTTCAGTACTATTCTCGACCAGTTGACCCATGCAATGAGTGGAACTGAGTCGGTGGTAGTTTCAGGTCCTGGTTTTACTAAAGATGATTTCATGAAGTATGCATCGTCTAAGAACTCGGATCTTGTAGCAGGTATCCTTGTTGAGGATACTTCTTCCATAGGCATGTCCGGCTTCCAGGAAGTTCTTCGAAGGGGTGCTGTCGACCGTATCATGGAGGAGTCAAGAATCGCAAGAGAATCCTCTCTCATGGACAGCCTCTTAAAAGAGATAGCACTTGATGGCAAGGTTGCCTATGGTATGGATGAAGTGAAGCAGGCAATTGATTTCGGTGCTGTGGAAACCCTTCTGGTTGCGGATGAGATGCTTCGTCTTGAAAGGGAATCCGGCAACATTGATGGTCTTATACAGAACGTTGAACGTTCACAGGGGAAAATGGTCGTTTTCAGCACAGAATTCGAACCCGGTCAAAGATTACATTCCCTTGGTGGAATTGCAGCGATCTTGCGATTTAAGGTATGA
- the rqcH gene encoding ribosome rescue protein RqcH: MKQEMTSADVAALVSELGDGEGSLIDSKIGKIYQPAPDEIRINLFIFGKGRYNLVIEAGKRAHMSNYVRESPKTPQAFPMLLRKHILGGRITSIKQYDFDRIIEMGVIRGGIETILVCELFSRGNIVLLNSDRKIILPMKPVTFKGRRVRSGEIYEYPEAQLSPLDVDANIMSERFLSSDSNVVRTIATSYNLGGVLAEEVCLRAGVDKNTSAKDASSEEVAALSKAVTDVFAPIVNHELNPCIIKKTVKDELQAVDVLPLELTQYSDAEKEFYPSFNKALDEFFGKKASEEVIEQVVAKKKEKEDVFERRLRKQQEAILKFETDSTRYTLIAESIYGNYQTVEEVLSVLEAARDKGYSWKDIWDTLKKAKDTLPAAKAIVSIDPAEGSVVVDLDVVNANINVRKTIPQNAQMYYNKAKKISKKRDGALIAIEDTKRAMQKREQKVSKRRKAVFKKHWYDRFRWFFSSDGFLVIGGRDSDTNEEIVKKYMEKRDIVFHTQVPGAPITVIKTEGKDIPETTLEEAARFVVSYSSVWKSGQFSGDCYWIKPEQVSKTPESGEYLKKGSFIIRGERNYYKDVPVGVAIGLDLGAETRVIGGPLSAVQSNGKYVIEVMPGKFNQNDISKKLYRMYVDELKDPSFVKQIASPDRIARMLPPGESDIRK, encoded by the coding sequence ATGAAACAGGAGATGACGAGTGCAGATGTAGCTGCTCTTGTATCTGAACTTGGCGATGGGGAAGGTTCCCTTATCGATTCCAAGATCGGGAAGATATATCAGCCGGCACCGGATGAGATAAGGATAAATCTCTTTATATTTGGGAAAGGTCGGTACAACCTGGTGATAGAGGCAGGTAAAAGGGCACACATGAGCAATTATGTGCGTGAAAGCCCTAAAACCCCGCAGGCTTTTCCAATGCTACTTAGAAAACATATCCTCGGTGGAAGGATAACCTCTATCAAGCAATATGATTTTGACAGGATAATCGAGATGGGTGTAATACGTGGAGGTATTGAGACCATCCTCGTCTGCGAACTGTTCTCGCGTGGCAATATTGTCCTTTTGAATAGTGACAGGAAGATCATCCTGCCTATGAAACCCGTTACCTTCAAGGGCAGGCGTGTTCGCAGTGGCGAGATATATGAATATCCTGAAGCGCAACTAAGTCCTCTTGATGTCGATGCTAATATAATGTCCGAGCGTTTCCTTTCTTCGGATTCAAATGTTGTCAGGACGATAGCGACAAGTTATAATCTCGGTGGGGTTCTTGCAGAAGAGGTCTGTTTAAGGGCAGGTGTGGACAAGAATACCTCTGCAAAGGATGCAAGTTCTGAGGAAGTGGCTGCACTCAGCAAAGCTGTTACAGACGTTTTTGCTCCGATAGTCAACCATGAATTAAACCCCTGTATCATAAAGAAAACTGTGAAAGACGAGTTGCAGGCAGTGGATGTGCTCCCTCTGGAGCTTACGCAATATTCCGATGCTGAAAAAGAATTCTATCCTTCGTTCAATAAGGCTCTCGATGAGTTCTTTGGTAAAAAGGCATCTGAAGAGGTCATAGAACAGGTAGTTGCTAAAAAGAAGGAAAAGGAGGACGTATTTGAAAGACGTCTGAGGAAACAGCAGGAAGCCATACTGAAATTTGAAACGGATTCTACTAGGTACACACTGATCGCCGAAAGCATCTATGGAAATTACCAGACAGTAGAAGAGGTTCTCTCTGTTCTCGAAGCTGCCCGGGATAAGGGCTATTCCTGGAAAGATATCTGGGACACTCTTAAGAAAGCAAAAGATACCCTTCCAGCAGCGAAGGCTATAGTAAGCATCGATCCAGCGGAAGGGAGTGTGGTAGTGGATCTTGATGTCGTAAATGCGAATATCAATGTTCGCAAGACTATTCCTCAAAATGCTCAGATGTATTATAATAAGGCCAAGAAGATCAGCAAAAAGCGAGACGGGGCCTTGATAGCTATCGAAGATACGAAAAGAGCAATGCAAAAGCGGGAACAGAAAGTTTCTAAAAGGCGAAAGGCCGTCTTCAAGAAGCACTGGTATGACCGGTTCAGGTGGTTCTTCTCATCCGATGGTTTCCTTGTTATCGGCGGAAGGGATTCTGATACGAACGAGGAGATCGTTAAGAAGTATATGGAAAAACGTGATATCGTTTTCCATACTCAGGTTCCGGGTGCTCCGATAACGGTCATTAAGACCGAAGGCAAGGATATACCTGAAACTACCCTCGAAGAAGCGGCAAGGTTCGTCGTATCTTATTCAAGTGTCTGGAAATCAGGGCAGTTCAGTGGGGATTGTTACTGGATAAAGCCTGAACAGGTATCAAAGACGCCTGAATCCGGCGAGTATCTTAAAAAAGGTTCCTTCATCATTAGGGGTGAACGTAATTATTACAAGGATGTTCCTGTTGGTGTTGCCATAGGTCTTGACCTGGGTGCAGAGACGCGTGTTATCGGTGGACCTTTGTCTGCGGTACAGAGTAATGGGAAGTATGTGATAGAGGTCATGCCCGGCAAATTCAATCAGAACGATATCTCTAAGAAGTTATATCGTATGTATGTCGATGAGCTGAAAGACCCTTCCTTTGTCAAACAGATCGCATCACCTGACAGAATTGCAAGAATGCTTCCCCCGGGTGAATCGGATATCAGGAAATAA
- the priS gene encoding DNA primase catalytic subunit PriS, translated as MDLKTKYYLKSKFQEYYRTAKIHLPAKLPEREWGVLSFDDMPETVMRRHKSFGSAGEVEDYLTGMAPAHVYYSVAYYTYPNAPTMKEKQWLAADLIFDLDADHIPGAPNSYSDMLDHVKKETLKLYDLLTDDFGFKEEDIGAVFSGGRGYHFHISDPRVLSLESAERREIVDYISGRGLNLDKIFVKKGVSGDAGSEKATMNVFPSEDDGGWGGRINHHMIAYLRELAAKEDAEKLFTGFDRIGKKTAKRIVEILRDETQVDLLKKGNMEALSRVNKDIIQTLAERSVTELSASVDEPVTGDIKRLIRLPGSLHGKSGMCVTSLSISQLEDFDPLNDAIVFSDKPVKLKVIRTFAVQMKGKDLHVEEGVQELPEYAAIYLMCRGAAEYGP; from the coding sequence ATGGACCTCAAAACCAAATATTATCTCAAATCAAAATTCCAGGAATATTACAGGACTGCTAAGATTCATCTGCCTGCAAAGCTACCAGAACGGGAATGGGGAGTTCTTTCTTTTGATGATATGCCCGAAACTGTGATGAGAAGGCATAAATCATTTGGTTCTGCCGGCGAGGTTGAGGATTACCTTACAGGAATGGCACCTGCTCATGTATATTATTCCGTTGCATATTATACATATCCGAACGCTCCGACCATGAAAGAGAAGCAGTGGCTGGCTGCAGACCTTATATTTGACCTTGATGCAGACCATATCCCGGGAGCACCGAATTCATATTCTGATATGCTCGACCATGTCAAAAAGGAGACATTGAAGCTCTATGACCTCCTGACGGACGATTTTGGATTCAAGGAAGAAGATATCGGTGCAGTCTTTTCAGGAGGAAGAGGATATCATTTCCACATAAGTGACCCGCGTGTGCTTTCCCTTGAAAGTGCAGAAAGAAGGGAGATCGTGGATTATATCAGCGGAAGAGGACTGAACCTTGATAAAATATTTGTGAAAAAGGGAGTTAGCGGAGATGCTGGGAGTGAGAAGGCCACAATGAACGTATTCCCTTCCGAAGATGACGGAGGATGGGGTGGAAGGATAAACCATCATATGATAGCATACCTTAGAGAACTGGCAGCAAAGGAAGATGCAGAAAAACTTTTTACCGGATTTGACCGAATCGGAAAAAAAACTGCCAAGAGAATCGTGGAAATATTAAGAGACGAGACCCAGGTAGATCTGCTCAAGAAAGGAAATATGGAAGCTTTGTCACGTGTGAACAAGGATATTATACAGACACTTGCCGAGCGATCTGTCACGGAACTGTCTGCAAGTGTGGATGAGCCGGTCACCGGAGATATAAAGCGCCTAATTCGCCTTCCGGGATCGCTGCATGGGAAATCGGGGATGTGTGTCACATCGTTGTCTATCTCACAGCTTGAGGATTTTGACCCATTGAACGATGCTATTGTTTTTTCGGACAAGCCGGTAAAATTAAAAGTGATAAGAACTTTTGCCGTACAGATGAAAGGTAAGGACCTCCATGTTGAGGAAGGTGTGCAGGAACTACCGGAATATGCAGCGATATACCTAATGTGCAGAGGTGCAGCAGAATATGGACCGTAA
- a CDS encoding 50S ribosomal protein L44e: MKIPKRFRTYCPSCKTHTEHIAERVKKGKASAMTHIARQKKRQTGIGNSGKFSKVPGGDKPTKRVQLKYRCATCNKSHQRPCFRAKKFEFKE; encoded by the coding sequence ATGAAAATTCCAAAGAGGTTCAGAACTTATTGCCCTTCCTGCAAAACACACACTGAACACATTGCAGAAAGAGTGAAAAAAGGCAAAGCATCAGCAATGACACATATTGCAAGGCAAAAAAAGAGACAGACCGGAATCGGAAACAGTGGAAAGTTCTCAAAGGTTCCTGGAGGAGACAAACCAACCAAGAGAGTACAACTTAAATACCGCTGTGCAACTTGCAACAAGTCCCATCAGAGACCATGCTTCAGAGCAAAGAAATTCGAGTTTAAGGAATGA
- a CDS encoding 30S ribosomal protein S27e codes for MMIMTNPKSRFLRVKCNDCSNEQVIFGSASRKVNCLVCGRTLAESTGGKSTITTHILEVLE; via the coding sequence ATGATGATCATGACAAACCCTAAAAGCAGATTTTTACGTGTAAAATGTAACGACTGTTCTAACGAACAGGTGATCTTTGGTAGTGCAAGCCGCAAGGTGAACTGCCTTGTTTGTGGAAGAACACTCGCGGAGTCTACCGGCGGAAAGTCAACAATAACAACACATATTCTAGAAGTCCTTGAATAA
- a CDS encoding translation initiation factor IF-2 subunit alpha, whose protein sequence is MDNNNWPESGDFVVCTVKNVVDFGAYTTLEEYGGKEGFIHISEVKAGWVKYVRDYVREGQKIVCKVLNVDPNRRHIDLSLKDVNEHQKRAKIQDWKNEQKATKWLQFVAEDMGTSPEEMGAVTATLSNEFGSCYIAFEEAAINGEDAFEDIVISKELAEKIASIAQENIKLPFVDIAGYVDLTSNLPDGIELIKKALKAAAKVKIDDVRIDVTYTGAPRYRIKVIAPEYKTAEAALKKASEKAIETIEKKGGKGIFHRHIETAKA, encoded by the coding sequence ATGGATAATAATAATTGGCCAGAAAGCGGCGACTTTGTAGTTTGTACTGTAAAGAACGTAGTCGACTTTGGGGCCTACACCACTCTTGAAGAATATGGAGGCAAAGAAGGATTCATCCATATTTCCGAGGTCAAGGCCGGCTGGGTAAAATATGTTCGTGATTACGTAAGGGAAGGACAGAAGATCGTCTGCAAAGTGCTGAACGTAGATCCAAACCGACGTCACATCGATCTTTCATTGAAAGATGTGAACGAGCACCAGAAGCGTGCAAAAATACAGGACTGGAAGAACGAGCAGAAAGCTACAAAATGGCTTCAGTTCGTAGCAGAGGACATGGGCACCAGTCCGGAAGAGATGGGAGCTGTAACAGCTACACTGTCTAATGAGTTCGGAAGTTGCTACATAGCTTTTGAAGAAGCAGCCATTAATGGCGAAGATGCTTTCGAAGACATTGTTATTAGCAAGGAACTTGCTGAAAAGATAGCCAGTATCGCTCAAGAGAACATTAAACTTCCATTCGTAGATATCGCAGGATATGTGGACCTTACAAGCAATCTTCCTGACGGGATCGAGCTAATAAAGAAAGCATTGAAAGCAGCAGCAAAGGTCAAAATAGACGATGTAAGAATAGATGTCACTTACACCGGTGCACCAAGATATAGGATCAAGGTAATCGCACCAGAGTACAAGACCGCTGAAGCTGCTTTGAAGAAAGCTTCTGAAAAAGCTATCGAGACAATTGAGAAGAAGGGCGGAAAAGGTATTTTCCACAGACATATAGAAACAGCAAAGGCGTGA
- a CDS encoding RNA-protein complex protein Nop10: MGNKLRKCTQCNIYTLKDNCPECGESSGNPLPARFSPLDTYGKYRRISKKREMEHA; the protein is encoded by the coding sequence TTGGGAAATAAGCTTAGAAAATGCACCCAATGCAACATTTATACTTTGAAAGACAACTGCCCGGAATGTGGTGAAAGCTCAGGCAATCCCCTTCCGGCACGATTTTCTCCACTTGATACTTATGGGAAATACAGACGTATCTCTAAAAAACGGGAGATGGAACATGCGTGA
- a CDS encoding proteasome assembly chaperone family protein: protein MRETTVIRLKEDIRLKNPTLLVGLPGVGHVGKLVVDHLIEKLDAEKVFEIYSPHFPPQVMVNEESTVKLVNNEIYICKANGNDIVLLAGDHQSTSTEGHYELGAIYIDIAEELGVKRIFTLGGFPTGQLTHTDEIMGAANDLEMVTELKEYEVTFKPNEPGGGIVGASGLLLGLSKFKNIRAACLMGLTSGYLVDPKSAQALLALLSKILSIEVDVSELEERAKDMEKIVANLMEAKQQEQQQPPEMLRDTATDEDLRYIG, encoded by the coding sequence ATGCGTGAAACAACCGTAATTCGCCTTAAGGAAGATATCCGACTGAAGAATCCCACACTTCTTGTAGGATTACCCGGAGTCGGGCATGTTGGTAAACTTGTTGTCGACCACCTTATTGAAAAGCTCGATGCTGAAAAGGTATTTGAGATATATTCCCCCCATTTCCCACCACAGGTAATGGTGAACGAAGAGAGTACGGTCAAACTCGTCAATAACGAGATATACATTTGCAAAGCTAACGGAAATGACATCGTACTACTTGCAGGCGATCATCAAAGCACAAGTACAGAAGGCCATTACGAGCTGGGTGCAATTTATATTGACATTGCTGAAGAACTCGGAGTTAAAAGGATATTCACCCTTGGTGGCTTCCCCACAGGTCAATTGACGCATACTGATGAGATTATGGGCGCTGCCAATGATCTGGAAATGGTAACAGAGCTCAAAGAGTATGAGGTCACATTTAAACCAAACGAACCCGGAGGGGGTATCGTTGGTGCTTCCGGACTTTTACTCGGGCTTAGCAAGTTCAAGAACATCAGGGCAGCATGCTTGATGGGACTCACTTCAGGATACCTTGTCGATCCGAAAAGTGCACAGGCACTCCTCGCATTACTTAGCAAGATACTGAGCATCGAAGTAGATGTAAGTGAACTCGAAGAAAGAGCTAAGGACATGGAAAAGATCGTTGCAAACCTGATGGAAGCAAAACAACAGGAACAGCAGCAACCACCGGAAATGTTGAGAGACACTGCCACAGATGAAGATCTAAGATATATCGGGTAA
- a CDS encoding TIGR00375 family protein has translation MQINADLHLHSKYSMACSKNMELSTISIEAKKKGIDLVATGDCIHPKWLEEIKQAATNNETIFINETHFIPTTEIEDKNRVHHLLILPSISKAEELAEAMSKYGNLAVDGRPTVRLDGCEIAQIAKEVGALIGPCHAFTPWTALYAHHDSLGSCYGDMTDYISFLELGLSADSDYADRISELHRLTFLTNSDAHSPWSNKLAREFTRFEVPSIDFEGLEKAILRKEGYKATLNVGFFPGEGKYNESACIKCYTHYTHEECIRQNWRCSECRGLIKKGVHDRVNELADLELPEHPDHRPDYLHLAPLAEIIMMALGHASITTKGVTSAWTTLIEKFGNEVAVLLDTNSEQLNIVDQRIVDAIMAFRNGEVIIHPGGGGEYGHIELPGSKNEGKEPQNQNKTKAQSSLFDF, from the coding sequence ATGCAGATCAATGCTGATCTTCACCTTCATTCAAAATATTCCATGGCATGCTCCAAGAATATGGAGCTGTCAACAATTTCTATTGAAGCAAAGAAAAAGGGAATTGACCTTGTTGCCACAGGAGACTGTATACATCCGAAATGGCTTGAAGAAATTAAACAAGCTGCCACAAACAATGAGACTATTTTTATCAATGAGACTCATTTCATACCCACGACTGAGATCGAGGATAAGAATAGAGTACACCACCTTTTGATCCTGCCATCGATATCCAAAGCCGAAGAACTGGCAGAGGCTATGTCGAAATATGGAAACCTCGCCGTTGATGGCCGACCCACAGTACGCCTTGACGGTTGTGAAATTGCACAGATAGCAAAGGAAGTTGGTGCTCTTATCGGACCCTGCCATGCTTTCACACCCTGGACTGCCCTTTATGCACATCACGATTCACTTGGGAGCTGCTATGGAGACATGACGGACTACATATCATTCCTCGAACTCGGATTAAGCGCAGACAGCGATTATGCGGACCGCATAAGCGAGCTGCACAGACTTACTTTCCTCACTAACTCCGATGCACATTCCCCCTGGTCCAACAAGCTCGCACGCGAATTCACAAGATTCGAGGTCCCGAGTATCGACTTTGAAGGACTTGAAAAAGCAATACTACGCAAGGAAGGATACAAAGCAACCCTTAACGTAGGATTCTTCCCGGGAGAAGGAAAATATAACGAATCCGCGTGCATCAAATGCTACACCCATTATACCCATGAAGAATGCATAAGGCAGAACTGGAGATGTTCCGAATGCAGAGGACTGATCAAGAAGGGAGTTCATGACAGGGTGAACGAACTTGCAGACCTGGAGCTGCCAGAACATCCCGACCACCGCCCCGATTACCTACACCTTGCCCCACTTGCCGAAATAATTATGATGGCACTCGGACATGCCAGCATCACCACAAAAGGTGTAACTTCAGCATGGACAACCCTTATCGAAAAATTCGGCAACGAAGTAGCAGTTCTTCTTGATACCAATTCAGAACAGCTTAATATAGTAGACCAAAGGATAGTCGATGCTATAATGGCATTCAGAAACGGTGAAGTGATTATTCACCCTGGTGGCGGCGGAGAATACGGCCACATAGAGCTACCAGGCTCAAAGAACGAGGGAAAAGAACCACAAAACCAGAATAAAACAAAAGCCCAGAGTTCCCTTTTCGATTTCTGA